One Mercurialis annua linkage group LG3, ddMerAnnu1.2, whole genome shotgun sequence DNA window includes the following coding sequences:
- the LOC126674052 gene encoding peptide deformylase 1B, chloroplastic, whose translation MAAAATSLLGILPSLLPSRTPSLLRRTGFSTNISRQSRRFFSIPEPSPVAVHAQAKRTFSLKEEEAATRDDLYFESPLKIVEYPDPKLRRKNKRIITFDDNLKKLADEMFDIMYKTDGIGLSAPQVGINVQLMVFNSAGERGEGEEIVLVNPRLNKYSKKIVPFDEGCLSFPRIYADVKRPESVKIDARDVNGTRFSVSLSGLSARVFQHEYDHLEGILFVDRMTDEVLSSIHEQLQALEKKYEEKTGLPSPERVEVRKTRKAAAGFGKS comes from the exons ATGGCAGCGGCGGCGACGTCTCTTCTCGGAATCCTTCCGTCGTTACTGCCGTCTCGAACTCCAAGTCTCCTCCGCCGCACCGGGTTCTCAACCAACATTTCTCGTCAAAGCCGCCGTTTCTTTTCCATCCCGGAACCGTCTCCAGTTGCTGTTCATGCTCAAGCTAAGCGAACCTTTTCActtaaagaagaagaagcagcTACAC GTGATGATCTTTATTTCGAGTCACCGCTTAAAATTGTGGAGTATCCGGACCCGAAATTGAGGAGAAAAAACAAGAGAATTATTACATTTGATGATAATTTAAAGAAGCTTGCTGATGAAATGTTTGATATTATGTACAA AACCGATGGGATTGGACTATCAGCACCTCAAGTGGGAATCAATGTTCAACTAATGGTGTTTAATTCAGCTGGCGAGCGCGGTGAAGGAGAGGAGATTGTTCTTGTTAATCCAAGGTTAAACAAATATTCAAAGAAAATAGTTCCCTTTGATGAAGGATGTCTCTCTTTTCCTCGGATCTATGCTGATGTTAAG AGACCAGAATCCGTAAAGATTGATGCAAGGGACGTTAATGGTACCAGGTTTAGTGTCAGCCTGTCAGGTCTTTCTGCAAGGGTTTTCCAACATGAATATGACCATTTAGAG GGAATTCTATTTGTTGACAGAATGACTGATGAAGTTCTTTCCAGTATTCATGAACAGCTACAG GCCTTGGAAAAGAAATACGAGGAGAAGACTGGACTGCCAAGTCCTGAAAGAGTTGAAGTACGCAAAACAAGGAAGGCTGCTGCTGGTTTTGGAAAATCATGA
- the LOC126674053 gene encoding putative calcium-transporting ATPase 13, plasma membrane-type, translated as MRARRSLLLLFPSEYLLSLFSPAISDECALQPLPLVLQYGRTAYRNIQKFTQIQLTAVIFGILISFIAAICLWDSPLTTIQLVWMNFFTCLVGGLMIVMESTTQDSARLNSPCDWNKPLLTKSIWKRIATQVMSQTSLLLIIHLCIKGDSWKPLVCDSFMLCQLLNQFRTMGILVSKKAIFYQYWFLPAVVSVMMMQVVLVVFGKSLAGCETLN; from the exons ATGAGAGCTCGGCGGAGCTTGTTGTTGCTTTTTCCATCGGAGTATCTTTTGAGCTTATTCTCTCCTGCGATTTCAG ATGAATGTGCATTACAACCATTACCTCTAGTTCTGCAATATGGTAGAACTGCTTACAGAAACATTCAGAAGTTCACTCAAATTCAGCTGACTGCTGTCATTTTTGGGATACTCATAAGTTTCATTGCTGCAATATGTTTATGGGACTCTCCATTAACAacaattcaattagtttggATGAATTTCTTTACGTGCCTCGTCGGCGGTCTCATGATAGTAATGGAGTCAACAACTCAGGATTCGGCTCGTCTCAATTCGCCATGTGATTGGAACAAGCCACTGCTAACCAAATCTATATGGAAACGCATAGCTACACAAGTCATGTCGCAAACTAGTCTTTTGCTAATCATACATTTATGCATAAAGGGAGATTCATGGAAGCCACTGGTTTGCGATAGCTTCATGCTATGTCAGCTACTCAATCAGTTCAGAACCATGGGCATATTAGTAAGTAAAAAGGCCATCTTTTACCAGTACTGGTTTTTGCCGGCTGTAGTGAGTGTGATGATGATGCAGGTGGTTCTTGTTGTGTTCGGTAAAAGTCTAGCCGGTTGTGAGACGTTAAATTGA